A window from Staphylococcus succinus encodes these proteins:
- a CDS encoding rhomboid family intramembrane serine protease produces the protein MITEKHFWKCIYTWVKYLNYHVVHRNKDDNEIWLSNKKKQTITIFKYGANSTQEVRFDKSRIQDHQEDITTFLGYRPKSYELYIFTDKIFTDENLDELHPRKFKVKIIRDDKQIERIMPNFVMKKIYNRNHKQTKTYFKERALNNNPIEKHMIKFAPVTYSLIVINILIWLSMVLFLNRFSDLKLLDVGGLVHFNVVHGEWYRLITSIFLHYNFEHILMNMLSLFIFGKIVEAIVGHWRMFTIYIVAGIFGNFASLSFNTDTVSAGASGAIFGLIGAIFAFMYVSQKFNRKMIGQLLMVLVIMIGLSLFMQNINIVAHIGGFIGGILITLIGYYYKRNQNRFWILIIITLALFVASQIRIFTIKEDNIYNTIISNEMKNGNYKEAKTMVKQTIKKKYADDETYYLNGLITTTLSSKAEGISDWERGLRYYPDSAILNYQLAIANRSLSDKDKAKKYIKAALKVDPGNNDYINLDKELSDDSEPKD, from the coding sequence ATGATTACAGAGAAACATTTTTGGAAGTGTATATATACTTGGGTCAAATACCTAAACTATCATGTCGTGCATCGTAATAAAGATGATAACGAAATATGGTTATCAAATAAGAAAAAGCAGACAATAACGATATTTAAATACGGTGCCAATTCAACTCAAGAAGTTAGATTTGATAAGAGTAGAATTCAAGATCATCAGGAAGACATTACTACTTTTTTAGGTTATCGGCCCAAAAGTTATGAATTATATATATTTACAGATAAAATCTTTACAGATGAAAATTTAGATGAATTACATCCACGAAAATTCAAAGTGAAAATCATTCGAGACGACAAACAAATAGAAAGAATCATGCCTAACTTTGTGATGAAGAAAATATATAATAGGAATCACAAGCAAACGAAAACATATTTTAAAGAACGCGCTTTAAATAATAACCCGATAGAAAAGCACATGATAAAATTTGCGCCAGTTACATATTCATTGATTGTTATTAATATATTAATTTGGTTATCTATGGTATTATTTTTAAATCGTTTTTCAGATTTAAAATTATTAGATGTGGGTGGACTTGTTCATTTTAATGTTGTTCATGGAGAATGGTATAGACTAATTACTTCAATCTTTTTACACTATAATTTTGAGCATATATTGATGAATATGTTAAGTCTATTTATATTTGGTAAGATTGTAGAAGCTATCGTTGGTCATTGGCGGATGTTTACAATTTATATTGTAGCAGGTATATTCGGCAACTTTGCTTCACTATCATTTAATACTGATACTGTTTCAGCTGGTGCAAGTGGTGCCATATTTGGATTGATAGGGGCCATCTTTGCATTTATGTATGTGAGTCAAAAATTTAATCGTAAAATGATTGGTCAGCTACTGATGGTGCTTGTCATTATGATTGGACTTTCATTATTTATGCAAAACATTAATATTGTAGCTCATATCGGTGGTTTTATTGGTGGCATACTCATAACTTTAATTGGATATTATTATAAGAGAAATCAAAATCGTTTTTGGATTTTAATTATTATTACACTTGCACTATTTGTAGCTTCACAAATTAGGATTTTTACAATTAAAGAAGATAATATTTATAATACGATTATTTCTAATGAAATGAAAAACGGAAATTATAAAGAAGCAAAGACCATGGTTAAACAGACGATAAAAAAGAAATATGCTGATGATGAAACGTATTATTTAAATGGCTTAATTACTACGACATTGAGTTCTAAAGCTGAAGGCATCTCTGATTGGGAGAGAGGCTTACGATACTATCCAGACTCAGCGATATTGAATTATCAACTTGCAATCGCTAATCGATCTTTAAGTGATAAAGATAAGGCTAAAAAATACATTAAAGCTGCACTTAAGGTAGATCCTGGAAATAATGATTATATCAATTTAGATAAAGAATTGAGCGATGACAGTGAACCGAAAGATTGA
- a CDS encoding superoxide dismutase — translation MAFELPNLPYGFDALEPHIDKETMEIHHGKHHNTYVTKLNAAVEGTDLESKSIEEIVANLDSVPENIQTAVRNNGGGHLNHSLFWELLTPNSEEKGTVVDKIKEQWGSLDAFKEEFANKAAARFGSGWAWLVVNNGNLEIVTTPNQDNPLTEGKTPILGLDVWEHAYYLKYQNKRPDYIGAFWNVVNWEKVDELYNAAK, via the coding sequence ATGGCTTTTGAATTACCAAACTTACCTTATGGTTTCGATGCATTGGAACCACATATTGACAAAGAAACTATGGAAATTCACCATGGCAAACACCATAACACTTATGTAACTAAATTAAACGCAGCAGTTGAAGGAACTGATTTAGAATCTAAATCAATAGAAGAAATTGTTGCTAACTTAGACAGTGTACCAGAAAACATTCAAACAGCTGTTCGCAATAATGGTGGAGGTCACTTAAACCACTCATTATTCTGGGAATTATTAACTCCTAACTCTGAAGAAAAAGGTACTGTAGTAGATAAAATTAAAGAACAATGGGGTTCTTTAGACGCATTCAAAGAAGAATTTGCGAATAAAGCTGCAGCACGTTTCGGTTCAGGTTGGGCATGGTTAGTAGTAAATAACGGTAACTTAGAAATCGTTACTACACCAAACCAAGACAACCCATTAACAGAAGGTAAAACACCTATCCTAGGCTTAGATGTATGGGAACATGCTTATTACCTTAAATACCAAAATAAACGTCCAGATTATATCGGTGCTTTCTGGAATGTAGTAAATTGGGAAAAAGTTGACGAATTATATAACGCTGCTAAATAA
- a CDS encoding MTH1187 family thiamine-binding protein yields the protein MAIVDVVVIPVGTDGPSVSKYIAEIQTKLKEFKAQGKIDYQLTPMNTLIEGELKDLFEVVQAIHELPFDKGLDRVCTNIRIDDRRDKSRKMNDKVKAVQDHLTDGGK from the coding sequence ATGGCTATTGTCGATGTTGTTGTTATACCTGTAGGTACAGATGGGCCGAGTGTCAGTAAATATATTGCAGAAATACAAACAAAATTAAAAGAGTTTAAAGCACAAGGCAAGATTGATTATCAATTAACGCCTATGAATACACTTATAGAAGGTGAATTAAAAGATTTATTTGAAGTGGTACAAGCGATACATGAACTTCCGTTTGATAAGGGATTGGATCGTGTTTGTACGAATATCAGAATTGATGACCGCCGTGATAAATCACGTAAGATGAACGATAAAGTTAAAGCTGTGCAAGACCATCTCACTGATGGAGGCAAATAA
- a CDS encoding glucokinase yields MKKIILAADIGGTTCKLGIFDENLERISKWTIDTDTTDSTGYLLLKNIYDSFVQQVDDSEYTFSDVLGVGIGVPGPVDFESGVVHGAVNLYWSDNVDVRSIFKQFVDCPVYVDNDANVAALGEKHKGAGQGADDVVAITLGTGLGGGIISNGEIVHGHNGSGAEIGHFRVDHDQRFKCNCGKSGCIETVASATGVVNLVNFYYPKLTFKSSILQLIKDNKVSAKAVFDAAKAGDQFCIFITERVANYIAYLCSIISVTSNPKYIVLGGGMSTAGLILIENIKTEYHNLTFTPAQDETEIVQAQLGNDAGITGAAGLIYTYIIEKEGVK; encoded by the coding sequence ATGAAAAAAATTATATTAGCAGCAGATATTGGTGGAACAACATGTAAATTAGGTATCTTTGACGAAAATCTAGAGCGTATATCTAAATGGACTATAGATACTGATACAACTGATTCGACAGGATATTTACTTTTAAAAAATATTTACGATTCTTTCGTACAACAAGTAGATGATTCAGAATATACTTTTTCAGATGTTCTAGGCGTTGGTATTGGCGTACCTGGTCCAGTAGACTTTGAATCAGGTGTTGTACATGGTGCGGTCAATTTATATTGGAGTGACAATGTAGATGTGAGAAGTATATTCAAACAATTTGTAGATTGTCCTGTCTATGTAGATAATGATGCTAATGTAGCTGCATTAGGGGAAAAACATAAAGGAGCTGGACAAGGTGCCGATGATGTTGTTGCGATTACATTAGGTACAGGCCTTGGTGGCGGCATTATTTCTAATGGAGAAATCGTACATGGTCATAATGGTTCTGGTGCTGAAATTGGTCACTTTAGAGTAGATCATGATCAACGTTTTAAATGTAATTGTGGTAAGTCAGGCTGTATCGAAACTGTAGCTTCTGCAACTGGTGTAGTTAATTTGGTTAATTTTTATTATCCGAAATTAACATTTAAATCATCTATCTTGCAGTTGATTAAAGATAATAAAGTTTCTGCGAAAGCAGTATTTGATGCAGCTAAAGCTGGCGATCAGTTCTGTATCTTTATTACTGAACGTGTAGCGAATTATATAGCATACTTATGTAGCATCATTAGTGTTACAAGTAATCCAAAATATATTGTTTTAGGTGGCGGTATGTCTACAGCAGGATTGATTTTAATTGAAAATATCAAAACTGAATATCATAATTTAACATTTACACCAGCACAAGATGAAACTGAAATTGTTCAAGCACAACTTGGAAATGATGCTGGTATTACCGGCGCAGCAGGACTGATTTATACTTATATTATTGAGAAGGAAGGCGTTAAGTAA
- a CDS encoding metal ABC transporter ATP-binding protein, with protein sequence MSTPVFELKNIDYYFDNKQVLENINIKINRGEFLAIVGPNGAGKSTLLKIILGLLPIQKGQIYVDGTDYNGRQSTLKISYVSQKAQAFKSGFPASVKEVVLSGLTKRKKLLQWFNKKDVSKVNTVLKRLNIEHLIDKNIAELSGGQQQRVLIARALISNPSVLILDEPTSGIDAKHVSEFYETLETLKHEGVTIILVTHDIGVVADTATEVACLNKHLHFHGSTEDFKSLDEVEISKIYGHPIQFVDHQHSRECCSS encoded by the coding sequence ATGTCTACACCAGTATTCGAATTAAAAAATATTGATTATTATTTTGACAACAAACAAGTACTAGAAAATATAAATATAAAAATCAATCGTGGTGAATTTTTAGCAATTGTTGGACCTAATGGTGCCGGTAAGTCGACTTTGTTGAAAATTATACTTGGGTTATTGCCTATACAAAAAGGCCAAATTTATGTTGATGGTACGGATTACAATGGGAGACAGTCCACACTAAAAATTAGTTATGTTTCTCAAAAAGCACAAGCATTTAAATCTGGTTTTCCTGCAAGTGTTAAAGAAGTGGTTTTAAGTGGACTAACAAAGCGCAAAAAATTATTGCAATGGTTTAACAAAAAAGATGTTTCCAAAGTGAATACTGTATTAAAACGATTAAATATTGAACATTTGATTGATAAAAATATAGCAGAATTATCAGGAGGGCAACAGCAGCGTGTTCTTATTGCAAGAGCATTGATTAGTAATCCATCTGTACTCATTCTTGATGAACCAACAAGTGGAATTGATGCAAAGCACGTGAGTGAATTTTATGAAACATTAGAGACACTTAAACATGAAGGGGTAACCATTATATTAGTTACTCATGATATTGGAGTAGTGGCTGACACAGCTACAGAAGTAGCTTGTTTAAATAAACATTTACATTTTCATGGTTCAACGGAAGATTTCAAATCATTGGATGAAGTTGAAATTTCTAAAATATATGGGCATCCCATTCAATTTGTTGATCATCAGCATAGTAGGGAGTGTTGTTCATCATGA
- a CDS encoding YqgQ family protein — protein sequence MNRKIDNFYDVLQLLKQFGFIIYFKDKKDMYEMMEQEIKTLYQYELLSKDDYLKCRLIINQRKIDK from the coding sequence GTGAACCGAAAGATTGACAATTTTTATGATGTACTTCAACTTTTAAAGCAATTTGGATTTATTATTTATTTTAAAGATAAAAAAGATATGTATGAAATGATGGAACAAGAGATAAAAACGCTGTATCAGTATGAGTTATTATCTAAAGATGATTATTTGAAATGTAGATTAATCATTAACCAAAGAAAGATAGATAAATAA
- a CDS encoding deoxyribonuclease IV, with amino-acid sequence MLLGSHVSMNGKKMLQGSAEEAHRLGESTFMIYTGAPQNTRRKPIEELNIEKGHEIMEAHGLSNIVVHAPYIINIANTLKPHVFELGVEFLQSEIERTQALGAKDIVLHPGSHVGEGSEVGIKKIIEGLNEVLTNDNNVRIALETMAGKGSEIGRNFEEIAQIIDGVNHNERLSVCFDTCHTHDAGYNVKEDFDGVLNEFDKIVGIDRIKVVHVNDSKNDIGAHKDRHENIGFGYIGFDALNYVVHHDAFKDIPKILETPFVGEDKKNKKPPYKLEIEMLKQQQFDPELKNKLLAE; translated from the coding sequence ATGTTATTAGGCTCTCATGTATCTATGAATGGTAAGAAAATGTTGCAAGGTTCTGCTGAAGAAGCACATAGACTCGGCGAATCTACTTTCATGATTTATACAGGTGCTCCTCAAAACACTAGAAGAAAACCGATCGAAGAATTAAATATTGAAAAAGGTCATGAAATCATGGAGGCACATGGACTATCTAATATTGTAGTTCATGCGCCTTACATTATTAATATCGCAAATACGTTAAAGCCACACGTATTTGAACTTGGAGTCGAGTTCCTACAAAGTGAAATTGAGCGCACGCAAGCACTTGGAGCAAAAGATATCGTACTCCATCCTGGTTCTCATGTAGGTGAAGGATCAGAAGTCGGTATTAAAAAAATTATTGAAGGTCTAAATGAAGTTTTAACAAATGATAATAATGTTAGAATTGCATTAGAAACTATGGCAGGCAAAGGTTCTGAAATTGGAAGAAACTTTGAAGAAATCGCTCAAATTATTGACGGTGTCAACCACAATGAGCGCTTATCAGTATGTTTTGACACATGTCATACACATGATGCTGGTTATAATGTCAAAGAAGACTTTGATGGCGTATTAAATGAATTTGATAAAATTGTGGGTATAGACCGAATAAAAGTTGTCCATGTTAACGATAGTAAAAATGATATTGGTGCACACAAAGATAGACATGAAAACATAGGATTCGGATATATTGGTTTTGATGCTTTGAATTATGTAGTTCATCACGATGCCTTTAAAGATATTCCTAAAATATTAGAAACACCATTTGTAGGGGAAGATAAAAAGAATAAAAAGCCTCCTTACAAACTAGAAATTGAAATGTTAAAACAGCAACAATTCGATCCAGAGTTAAAAAACAAATTATTAGCAGAATAA
- a CDS encoding Fur family transcriptional regulator, giving the protein MKTEEAINIIKEHGHKYTNKRREMLDIFVAEDKYINAKYIQQSMDKNYPGISFDTIYRNLHLFKSLGIVEGTEMDGEMKFRIACKDHHHHHFICESCGDTKVIDFCPIEEVKKYLPEVAIHTHKLEVYGVCESCQQA; this is encoded by the coding sequence ATGAAAACAGAAGAAGCAATTAACATTATTAAAGAACATGGACATAAATATACGAATAAAAGACGAGAAATGTTAGATATATTCGTAGCAGAAGATAAATATATTAATGCGAAATATATTCAACAAAGTATGGATAAAAATTATCCGGGTATTTCTTTTGATACAATTTATCGTAATTTACATTTGTTTAAAAGTTTGGGCATTGTTGAAGGTACTGAGATGGATGGTGAAATGAAGTTTAGAATTGCATGTAAAGATCATCATCATCATCATTTTATATGTGAGTCGTGTGGGGACACTAAAGTTATTGATTTTTGTCCAATAGAAGAAGTTAAAAAATATCTGCCAGAAGTAGCTATCCATACTCATAAATTGGAAGTTTATGGCGTGTGTGAATCTTGTCAGCAAGCGTAA
- a CDS encoding 5-formyltetrahydrofolate cyclo-ligase produces the protein MTKQSLRQQKLKLMKSFQTNSYKVESDRYLADHLYQTSEYKNAERIGIVLSMPHEVDTYSIIEYMLNDGKTVFVPETDYEHCKMSFKALSNLEHIGPDVKGINHVTVEADITNQLDLLVVPGVVFSTTGYRIGYGGGYFDKFLSHYKQSTISLLYDFQLDVFEAESHDEPVEKLIIATTK, from the coding sequence GTGACTAAACAATCATTACGCCAACAGAAATTAAAATTAATGAAATCATTTCAAACAAATAGTTATAAAGTGGAATCAGACCGTTATCTTGCTGACCATCTTTATCAAACTAGTGAATATAAAAATGCAGAACGTATAGGTATTGTGTTATCAATGCCACATGAAGTAGATACATATTCTATTATTGAGTATATGTTAAATGATGGGAAAACTGTTTTTGTTCCTGAAACAGATTACGAGCATTGTAAGATGTCGTTTAAAGCCCTCAGTAATCTTGAACATATTGGTCCAGATGTAAAAGGCATTAATCATGTGACTGTAGAAGCAGATATAACAAACCAACTAGATTTGTTAGTCGTACCTGGCGTAGTGTTTAGTACAACCGGATATCGCATAGGATATGGTGGTGGGTATTTCGATAAATTTTTAAGTCATTATAAGCAATCCACCATTAGTTTGCTTTATGACTTTCAACTCGATGTCTTTGAGGCGGAGTCACACGATGAACCCGTTGAAAAATTAATAATTGCGACAACTAAATAA
- a CDS encoding metal ABC transporter permease has translation MIDALMNFDFMRYSLISGVLIGLIAPLIGAFIVVRRLSLIADALSHVTLGGISFGMFVVTVFPILTFINPMWFGILFAIIGALLIENLRTSYSNYQEIAIPIIMSAGIALSAIFISLADGFNQEIVGLLFGSISAVTKSDLTTIIIIVVIVLIFILSLYKEMFILSFDEEYSKVIGIPKWIQFLFIIIVAMVISASMRVVGILLVSALITLPVAISMRITKGFKQLIILSVIIGELSVVGGLVLAFYMNISPGGVIVVLLVLILAITMIYQKFKVSSMKGDVKNENRRSN, from the coding sequence ATGATAGATGCATTAATGAATTTTGATTTCATGCGTTACTCTCTTATTAGTGGCGTGCTTATTGGGCTCATCGCACCACTTATTGGTGCTTTTATTGTCGTACGAAGATTATCGTTGATAGCAGATGCGCTTAGTCACGTTACACTTGGAGGTATATCATTCGGCATGTTCGTTGTGACTGTGTTTCCGATACTTACGTTTATCAACCCGATGTGGTTTGGTATATTATTCGCAATTATAGGAGCATTACTGATTGAAAACCTTAGAACATCGTATAGTAACTATCAGGAGATTGCTATACCGATTATTATGAGTGCTGGTATCGCATTAAGTGCGATATTTATATCACTTGCAGATGGCTTTAATCAAGAAATTGTGGGCTTACTATTTGGATCTATTAGTGCTGTGACAAAGAGTGATTTAACGACAATTATCATTATCGTTGTAATTGTACTTATATTCATCCTTTCACTTTACAAAGAAATGTTTATTCTATCCTTTGATGAAGAATACAGTAAGGTTATTGGTATACCTAAATGGATACAATTCTTATTTATTATCATAGTTGCTATGGTGATATCAGCATCTATGCGTGTCGTAGGAATTCTGTTGGTTAGTGCTTTAATTACCTTGCCTGTTGCAATTTCTATGAGAATTACGAAAGGATTTAAACAACTCATTATTCTAAGTGTAATTATTGGAGAATTATCTGTCGTTGGTGGTTTAGTTCTAGCGTTTTACATGAATATATCGCCGGGCGGTGTAATTGTAGTATTACTTGTTCTTATTCTTGCGATTACGATGATATATCAAAAGTTCAAAGTAAGCTCGATGAAAGGTGATGTTAAAAATGAAAACAGAAGAAGCAATTAA
- the rpmG gene encoding 50S ribosomal protein L33: protein MRVNVTLACTECGERNYITKKNKRTNPERIEMKKHCARDNKHTMHRETK from the coding sequence ATGCGCGTAAACGTAACACTAGCTTGCACAGAGTGTGGGGAAAGAAACTACATTACTAAAAAAAATAAACGTACTAATCCTGAACGTATAGAAATGAAAAAACACTGTGCTCGTGACAACAAACACACAATGCACCGTGAAACAAAATAA
- a CDS encoding MBL fold metallo-hydrolase, giving the protein MRISSLTLGLVDTNTYFIESDEQVILIDPASESERIIKKLNQINKPLQAVLLTHAHFDHIGALDDIVNKYHVPVYMHKSEFDFLTDTEKNGSSKFKQYGMPSIVSNVTPTALDEGQAQVANFEFQVLHTPGHSPGSLTFVFDEFAVVGDTLFKQGIGRTDLYKGDYETLVDAIQDKLFALEDDLPLFPGHGDYTTVEDEQLNPYLHG; this is encoded by the coding sequence ATGAGGATTTCCAGTTTAACATTAGGACTAGTTGATACAAATACGTATTTTATCGAAAGTGATGAGCAAGTCATTCTCATAGATCCAGCTAGTGAAAGCGAGCGAATCATTAAAAAGTTAAATCAAATCAATAAACCATTACAAGCAGTGTTATTGACACATGCGCATTTTGATCATATAGGCGCTTTAGATGATATTGTTAATAAATATCATGTTCCTGTATATATGCATAAATCAGAATTTGATTTTTTAACTGATACTGAAAAAAATGGTTCTTCGAAATTTAAACAATATGGGATGCCGTCAATTGTTAGTAACGTTACTCCGACAGCTTTAGATGAAGGACAAGCGCAGGTTGCAAACTTTGAATTTCAAGTATTACATACACCCGGTCATTCTCCTGGTAGTTTAACATTTGTATTTGATGAATTTGCAGTGGTTGGAGATACTTTATTTAAACAAGGTATTGGTAGAACGGATTTATATAAAGGCGATTATGAGACATTAGTAGATGCGATACAAGATAAATTGTTTGCGCTTGAAGATGATTTACCACTATTCCCAGGGCATGGAGATTATACAACCGTTGAAGATGAGCAATTAAATCCTTATTTACATGGTTAA
- a CDS encoding peptidoglycan D,D-transpeptidase FtsI family protein: MLKRLKEKSNDEKISNTMNKRIGFIFGVIVFIFAVIVLRLGYLQIAQGSHYKQLIKNSENLTVNEAVPRGRILDRNGKVLVDNASKKAITYTRGRKTSQSEVLKTAKDLSKLIKMDTIKITDRDKQDYWIQIHPNKAKSLMQSEQQLLDDGSISQDDYDKALYKKVGAKQTDSLTNKDLQILAIYREMMAGSTLDPQTIKNEDVSNEEYAAVSQKLSDLPGVNTTTDWDRKYPYDDTLRGIFGDVSTTEEGIPKELTEKYLSKGYSRNDRVGKSYLEYQYDDILKGKKKEMKYTTDKSGDVIDSKVINPGSRGDDLVLSIDIDLQKKTEKYLEEQIQKLRSEGAKDMDNALIVVQNPNNGDILAMAGKQIDKNGDLTDYDIGTFTAQYAVGSSVKGGTLLAGYQNNAIKIGEEMIDEPLKFAGGLSKHSYFNQDGKVRINDKEALMHSSNVYMFKTALKMAGTPYTPNMTLPSDITAAGQKLRKGLNQVGLGVKTGIDLPNETSGQTEPLTNNPGNYLDLAIGQYDTYTPMQLSQYVSTIGNNGYRVQPHIGLEVRKATNKDTLGPVKEKVKGTVLNKVNNSQDEIDEVKGGFDMAFNKVDGTGYQSFKDTVVPSAGKTGTAEVFQDGEPRVNSTYIGYAPIKNPKLAFSIVYTNQPVPEPWLNGGDLGRDVINYYFKDEKKD, translated from the coding sequence GTGTTGAAAAGATTAAAAGAGAAATCAAATGACGAAAAAATTAGTAATACAATGAATAAGAGAATTGGTTTTATATTTGGTGTTATTGTATTTATATTCGCAGTAATTGTTTTAAGATTAGGCTATTTGCAAATTGCACAAGGTTCTCATTACAAACAACTTATAAAAAATAGTGAAAACTTAACCGTAAATGAAGCTGTGCCTAGAGGACGCATTTTAGATAGAAATGGTAAGGTTCTCGTAGACAATGCGTCGAAAAAGGCGATTACATATACACGTGGTAGAAAAACTTCTCAATCTGAAGTGTTGAAAACCGCAAAGGATCTGTCGAAACTAATCAAAATGGATACTATTAAAATTACAGACAGAGATAAACAAGATTATTGGATACAAATTCATCCTAATAAAGCCAAAAGTTTAATGCAATCTGAGCAACAACTGCTTGATGATGGTAGTATTTCTCAAGATGATTATGATAAAGCACTTTATAAAAAAGTGGGTGCCAAACAAACGGACAGCCTGACTAATAAGGATTTACAAATATTAGCAATTTATAGAGAGATGATGGCAGGCTCAACTTTAGACCCACAAACGATCAAAAATGAAGATGTGAGCAATGAAGAATATGCTGCAGTTTCACAAAAACTTTCTGATTTGCCTGGTGTAAATACGACAACGGATTGGGATCGGAAATACCCTTATGATGATACATTGAGAGGCATTTTTGGAGATGTGTCAACCACTGAAGAAGGTATACCTAAAGAGTTAACCGAAAAGTATTTATCTAAAGGATATTCGAGAAATGACCGTGTAGGTAAATCTTACTTGGAGTATCAATATGATGACATTTTAAAAGGTAAAAAGAAAGAAATGAAATACACAACTGATAAATCAGGAGATGTTATTGATTCAAAAGTAATTAACCCAGGTTCTCGCGGTGATGATCTTGTACTAAGTATTGACATTGATCTTCAGAAAAAAACTGAAAAATATTTAGAAGAACAAATTCAAAAATTACGTAGTGAAGGCGCTAAGGATATGGATAATGCTTTAATAGTTGTTCAAAATCCTAATAATGGTGATATTTTAGCCATGGCTGGTAAACAAATCGACAAGAACGGTGATTTAACTGATTATGATATTGGTACATTTACAGCACAATATGCTGTTGGCTCATCTGTAAAAGGTGGCACATTATTAGCGGGCTATCAAAATAATGCAATTAAAATAGGTGAAGAGATGATTGACGAGCCATTGAAATTTGCTGGTGGTCTATCGAAACATTCATACTTTAACCAAGATGGAAAAGTCAGAATTAATGATAAAGAAGCTTTAATGCATTCATCAAACGTTTATATGTTTAAAACTGCGTTGAAAATGGCAGGCACTCCCTATACGCCTAATATGACATTACCATCAGATATTACTGCTGCTGGTCAAAAATTACGCAAAGGCTTAAATCAAGTCGGTCTTGGCGTTAAAACGGGTATAGACTTACCGAACGAAACAAGTGGTCAGACTGAACCACTTACTAATAATCCTGGTAACTACCTTGATTTAGCTATTGGACAGTATGATACTTATACGCCGATGCAGTTATCTCAATATGTTTCTACAATAGGTAACAATGGTTATAGAGTTCAACCACACATTGGATTAGAAGTCAGAAAAGCAACAAACAAAGATACGTTAGGCCCTGTGAAAGAAAAAGTTAAAGGCACAGTATTGAATAAAGTTAATAATTCGCAAGATGAAATAGACGAAGTGAAAGGTGGATTCGACATGGCATTTAATAAAGTAGATGGTACAGGATATCAGAGCTTTAAAGATACAGTCGTACCATCAGCTGGTAAGACAGGGACAGCAGAAGTCTTCCAAGATGGAGAACCTAGAGTTAACTCAACTTATATAGGCTATGCTCCAATCAAAAATCCTAAGCTTGCTTTTTCAATCGTTTATACAAACCAACCTGTACCAGAACCATGGTTGAATGGTGGAGATTTAGGTAGAGATGTTATTAACTATTATTTTAAAGATGAAAAGAAAGACTAA